The following coding sequences are from one Panthera leo isolate Ple1 chromosome E1, P.leo_Ple1_pat1.1, whole genome shotgun sequence window:
- the HEXIM1 gene encoding protein HEXIM1, giving the protein MAEPLLSEYQHQPQTSNCTGAVAVLEERNPDRPPGAEERVPEEDSRWQSRASPQSGGRPGQEGEGSLEPQPPPLQTPVRPEANCPEASEKGQNRDDLSAGGAPLPAAGGEPRPEAEPLAQPCHDSEANKLGAPAAGGEEAWGQQQRQLGKKKHRRRPSKKKRHWKPYYKLTWEEKKKFDEKQSLRASRIRAEMFAKGQPVAPYNTTQFLMDDHDQEEPDLKTGLYPKRAAAKSDDTSDEDFMEEAGEEDGGSDGMGGDGSEFLQRDFSETYERYHAESLQNMSKQELIKEYLELEKCLSRMEDENNRLRLESKRLGGDDARVRELELELDRLRAENLQLLSENELHRQQERAPLSKFGD; this is encoded by the coding sequence ATGGCCGAGCCACTCTTGTCAGAATACCAGCACCAGCCTCAAACTAGCAACTGTACAGGTGCTGTTGCTGTTCTTGAAGAGCGGAACCCCGATCGCCCCCCAGGCGCGGAGGAGCGGGTGCCCGAGGAGGACAGTAGGTGGCAATCGAGAGCGTCCCCCCAGTCGGGTGGCCGTCcggggcaggagggggaagggagcttGGAGCCCCAGCCGCCTCCCCTGCAGACCCCGGTCCGTCCAGAAGCTAACTGCCCGGAAGCAAGCGAGAAGGGCCAGAATAGGGATGATTTGTCCGCTGGCGGAGCCCCCCTGCCGGCAGCCGGGGGAGAACCGAGGCCCGAGGCCGAGCCGCTCGCACAGCCATGTCACGACTCCGAGGCCAACAAGTTGGGGGCTCCTGCTGCAGGGGGCGAGGAGGCGTGGGGACAGCAGCAGAGGCAACTGGGCAAGAAAAAACATAGGAGACGCCCCTCCAAGAAGAAGCGGCATTGGAAACCGTACTACAAGCTGAcctgggaggagaagaaaaagttcGACGAGAAACAGAGCCTGCGAGCCTCAAGGATTCGAGCTGAGATGTTCGCCAAGGGCCAGCCTGTCGCACCCTATAACACCACGCAGTTTCTCATGGATGATCACGACCAGGAGGAGCCGGATCTCAAAACCGGTCTCTATCCCAAGCGGGCCGCTGCCAAATCCGACGACACCAGCGATGAGGACTTCATGGAAGAAGCGGGCGAGGAGGATGGGGGAAGCGACGGGATGGGAGGAGATGGCAGCGAGTTTCTGCAGCGGGACTTCTCGGAGACGTACGAGCGGTACCACGCGGAGAGTCTGCAGAACATGAGCAAGCAGGAGCTCATCAAGGAGTACCTGGAGCTGGAGAAGTGCCTCTCGCGCATGGAGGACGAGAATAACCGGCTGCGGCTGGAAAGCAAGCGGCTGGGAGGCGACGACGCGCGTGTGcgggagctggagctggagctggaccGGCTGCGCGCCGAGAACCTCCAGCTGCTGTCGGAGAACGAACTGCACCGGCAGCAGGAGCGAGCGCCTCTGTCCAAGTTTGGAGACTAG